The following are encoded in a window of Rissa tridactyla isolate bRisTri1 chromosome 15, bRisTri1.patW.cur.20221130, whole genome shotgun sequence genomic DNA:
- the LOC128917852 gene encoding cytochrome b-245 chaperone 1 → MYMLVENRTSSYLHLKRSPGIRSWSLFVGIASIGLAAAYYSADSLAWKLFYMAGCFFVAAQNLEQWEEAVFDKNKGTVCLKTFNLYKKILTFSKGGNEQVVALLNEIRDVNVEEETVRYFGKGYLVVLRFATGFSHPLTQSAVLGCRSDVEAIAKLITSFLELDRVESQQDLSQSSETEASDADEPQDKY, encoded by the exons ATGTACATGCTGGTTGAAAACCGCACAAGTTCCTATCTTCATCTGAAGAGGTCACCTGGCATCCGATCCTGGTCTCTCTTTGTTG GAATAGCCTCCATAGGTTTGGCTGCCGCTTATTATAGTGCAG ACAGCTTGGCATGGAAGCTCTTCTATATGGCCGGGTGTTTCTTTGTGGCAGCACAGAATCTGGAGCAGTGGGAG GAAGCTGTATTTGATAAGAACAAGGGAACAGTCTGCCTAAAAACGTTCAATCTTTACAAAAAAATACTGACCTTCTCAAAAGGAGGCAATGAACAAG TAGTGGCTCTACTGAATGAGATCCGAGATGTGAATGTGGAAGAGGAGACTGTGCGGTATTTTGGGAAGGGTTACCTGGTTGTGCTGCGATTTGCCACTGGATTTTCACACCCACTGACTCAGAGTGCAGTGCTGGGCTGTAGAAG TGATGTGGAAGCAATTGCCAAACTCATTACTAGTTTTCTGGAACTGGACAGAGTAGAGAGCCAACAAGATCTCTCTCAGAGCAGTGAAACAGAGGCTAGTGATGCAGATGAACCACAGGATAAATATTAA